A single region of the Halobacterium wangiae genome encodes:
- the gnd gene encoding phosphogluconate dehydrogenase (NAD(+)-dependent, decarboxylating), with product MELGVVGLGRMGRIVVDRCLDAGHDVVAFDIDADARADAASAGATTVDSLAGLADELGDEKRIWLMVPAGDPVDAALEELAPELESDDVVVDGGNSHFEDSTRRAASHEFAYLDCGTSGGPAGADLGFSLMVGGPEWAYDELVPVFDAVATGPEGHDRMGPAGSGHYVKMVHNGVEYALMQTYGEGFELLHEGRYDLDLEAVARTWNNGAVIRSWLLELCEEAFREEGGDLGDVADHVAGGSTGTWTVQEGLEQEVPLPLIYQALSERFGSRAPEEGRFSRRLANRLRYGFGRHEVERRD from the coding sequence ATGGAACTGGGAGTCGTCGGCCTCGGCCGCATGGGACGCATCGTCGTCGACCGGTGTCTCGACGCCGGCCACGACGTGGTCGCCTTCGACATCGACGCGGACGCCCGCGCGGACGCCGCGAGCGCCGGCGCGACAACCGTGGACTCGCTGGCCGGGCTCGCCGACGAACTCGGCGACGAGAAGCGCATCTGGCTGATGGTCCCGGCGGGCGACCCCGTCGACGCCGCGCTGGAGGAACTCGCGCCGGAACTCGAGAGCGACGACGTCGTCGTCGACGGCGGGAACAGCCACTTCGAGGACTCCACGCGTCGCGCCGCATCCCACGAGTTCGCCTACCTCGACTGTGGCACCTCCGGCGGCCCGGCGGGCGCGGACCTCGGGTTCTCGCTGATGGTCGGCGGCCCCGAGTGGGCCTACGACGAACTCGTCCCCGTCTTCGACGCCGTCGCCACCGGCCCCGAGGGCCACGACCGCATGGGGCCGGCCGGCTCTGGCCACTACGTGAAGATGGTCCACAACGGCGTCGAGTACGCGCTCATGCAGACGTACGGCGAAGGGTTCGAACTGCTCCACGAGGGCCGTTACGACCTCGACCTCGAGGCCGTCGCGCGGACCTGGAACAACGGCGCCGTCATCCGGTCGTGGCTCCTCGAACTCTGTGAGGAGGCGTTCCGCGAGGAGGGCGGTGACCTCGGCGACGTCGCCGACCACGTCGCCGGCGGGTCGACGGGCACGTGGACGGTCCAGGAGGGCCTCGAACAGGAGGTCCCGCTCCCGCTCATCTACCAGGCGCTGTCTGAGCGCTTCGGGTCGCGTGCGCCCGAGGAGGGCCGGTTCTCGCGGCGGCTCGCGAACCGGCTGCGGTACGGGTTCGGGAGGCACGAAGTGGAACGCCGAGACTGA
- a CDS encoding DJ-1/PfpI family protein: MDVAILLYEGFDELDAVAPYEVFRTAAEFGGDVDASLRTLVPSEQVTASHGLRVEPDDVLLGTPDLVLVPGGGWNDRGEHGAWAEVQDGTFPERLGTLHDAGARIATVCTGAMLAAEAGLLEGRPATTHESAKDDLATYDVTVRDERFVDDGDVLTAGGVTSGIDLALHVVSEECGEDVAEKVAEEIEYER, encoded by the coding sequence ATGGACGTCGCGATCCTGCTGTACGAGGGCTTCGACGAACTCGACGCCGTCGCTCCCTACGAGGTGTTCCGGACCGCCGCCGAGTTCGGCGGCGACGTCGACGCGTCGCTACGGACGCTCGTGCCGAGCGAGCAGGTGACTGCCAGCCACGGCCTCCGCGTGGAACCCGACGACGTGCTGCTGGGCACGCCCGACCTCGTGCTCGTCCCTGGCGGCGGGTGGAACGATCGAGGAGAGCACGGGGCGTGGGCCGAGGTCCAGGACGGCACGTTCCCGGAGCGACTCGGCACGCTCCACGACGCGGGCGCTCGAATCGCCACCGTCTGTACGGGTGCGATGCTCGCCGCCGAGGCGGGACTGCTAGAGGGGCGGCCCGCGACCACTCACGAGTCGGCAAAGGACGATCTCGCGACGTACGACGTGACGGTCCGGGACGAACGGTTCGTCGACGACGGCGACGTGCTCACCGCCGGCGGCGTCACGTCGGGCATCGACCTCGCGCTCCACGTCGTGAGCGAGGAGTGCGGCGAGGACGTCGCGGAGAAGGTCGCCGAGGAAATCGAGTACGAGCGGTAG
- a CDS encoding 2Fe-2S iron-sulfur cluster-binding protein, whose translation MVDTLGLALGLGTALTLVVLHFFKGTSKPIPEDIAQEVLERRASTVPETDFPEPYNRSIGGGGGAGAVAGAGAEGELEETEEEDAGFDPASIAEDEVEYYEIEFAKEGETIEVANNENLLEAGEDEGWDLPYACREGQCLSCGGRVASGEDASEYIRHSNNETLGDDEIEKGYMLTCTAYPTAAFSLETDETP comes from the coding sequence ATGGTTGACACACTGGGGCTGGCCCTCGGGCTGGGGACGGCGCTCACGCTCGTCGTGCTCCACTTCTTCAAGGGCACGTCGAAGCCCATCCCGGAGGACATCGCACAGGAGGTCCTCGAACGGCGCGCCTCCACCGTCCCGGAGACCGACTTCCCGGAGCCGTACAACCGCTCCATCGGCGGCGGTGGCGGTGCGGGCGCGGTCGCTGGCGCCGGCGCGGAGGGCGAACTCGAGGAGACCGAGGAGGAAGACGCGGGCTTCGACCCGGCGTCCATCGCCGAGGACGAAGTCGAGTACTACGAGATCGAGTTCGCCAAGGAGGGCGAGACCATCGAGGTCGCGAACAACGAGAACCTCCTCGAGGCCGGCGAGGACGAGGGCTGGGACCTCCCGTACGCCTGCCGGGAGGGCCAGTGTCTCTCCTGTGGTGGCCGCGTCGCCAGCGGCGAGGACGCCAGCGAGTACATCCGCCACTCCAACAACGAGACGCTCGGCGACGACGAGATCGAGAAGGGGTACATGCTCACCTGCACCGCGTACCCGACCGCCGCGTTCTCACTCGAGACCGACGAGACGCCGTAA
- a CDS encoding MATE family efflux transporter: MVRLAWPIVVIQLLQVAYNLADTFWLGQLSGNAVAAISIAFPLVFFLISVGGGFTTSGSILVAQYTGADSETSAGKVAAQTLGFVVTISTLLGLVGHFVTGDMLALLPADEETARVVIPMAADYMRVFFLGMPALFGFFVFSSLMRGYGNTRTPMIVMLVSVVVNVVLDPILIFGFADNPLFSMLGAGGLESSLYAASGFGGMGIEGAAIATIFSRSVAAVLGIYVLFFTTAGPVIELAHFVPDLSMVSKIVRVGTPSAAEQSTTALAMITLTAMVASFPPAVVGAFGLGNRLISLVFLPAMGLGRATNTMVGQNLGAEQTERAERAVWLAAKFAAAVLFGIAVVAAIFPRPIVAVFLGPNTEHAAAIIEYGSTYVRIRAVEFVFIGVLQVLLGAFRGAGNTKIAMAISMVTLWLGRVPTVYFFAFTLGWGATGIWVGMALGNIVGAAVAALWFTRGTWKKSLVDTSPDPV, translated from the coding sequence ATGGTCCGGCTCGCGTGGCCCATCGTCGTGATCCAGCTCCTCCAGGTTGCGTACAACCTCGCGGACACGTTCTGGCTCGGCCAGCTCTCGGGCAACGCCGTCGCCGCCATCAGCATCGCGTTCCCGCTCGTCTTCTTCCTCATCTCCGTCGGCGGCGGGTTCACCACCTCCGGGTCCATCCTCGTCGCACAGTACACGGGCGCCGACAGCGAGACCTCCGCCGGGAAGGTCGCCGCCCAGACGCTCGGCTTCGTCGTCACCATCTCGACGCTGCTCGGCCTCGTCGGCCACTTCGTCACCGGCGACATGCTCGCGCTCCTCCCCGCGGACGAGGAGACCGCACGCGTCGTCATCCCGATGGCGGCCGACTACATGCGCGTGTTCTTCCTCGGGATGCCCGCGCTGTTCGGCTTCTTCGTCTTCTCCTCGCTGATGCGCGGCTACGGCAACACGCGCACGCCGATGATCGTCATGCTCGTCAGCGTCGTCGTGAACGTGGTCCTCGACCCCATCCTCATCTTCGGGTTCGCGGACAACCCGCTGTTCTCGATGCTCGGCGCCGGCGGCCTCGAGTCCTCGCTGTACGCAGCGAGTGGCTTCGGCGGCATGGGTATCGAGGGCGCCGCCATCGCGACCATCTTCTCGCGCTCGGTCGCCGCCGTCCTCGGCATCTACGTCCTCTTCTTCACGACCGCCGGCCCCGTCATCGAACTCGCTCACTTCGTCCCTGACCTCTCGATGGTGTCGAAGATCGTTCGCGTCGGCACGCCCAGCGCCGCCGAGCAGTCCACCACGGCGCTCGCGATGATCACGCTCACCGCGATGGTCGCCTCGTTCCCGCCGGCTGTCGTCGGCGCATTCGGCCTCGGTAACCGCCTCATCTCGCTCGTGTTCCTGCCCGCGATGGGGCTCGGCCGCGCCACCAACACGATGGTGGGCCAGAACCTCGGCGCCGAACAGACCGAGCGCGCCGAACGCGCCGTCTGGCTCGCCGCGAAGTTCGCCGCCGCGGTCCTCTTCGGCATCGCCGTCGTCGCCGCCATCTTCCCCCGGCCGATCGTCGCGGTGTTCCTCGGCCCGAACACGGAACACGCCGCCGCGATCATCGAGTACGGCAGCACCTACGTGCGGATCCGTGCCGTCGAGTTCGTCTTCATCGGCGTCCTCCAGGTATTGCTCGGCGCGTTCCGCGGTGCCGGCAACACCAAGATCGCGATGGCCATCTCGATGGTGACGCTGTGGCTCGGCCGCGTCCCCACCGTCTACTTCTTCGCGTTCACCCTCGGCTGGGGCGCCACGGGAATCTGGGTCGGGATGGCCCTCGGGAACATCGTCGGCGCCGCCGTCGCCGCGCTC